In a single window of the Raphanus sativus cultivar WK10039 chromosome 9, ASM80110v3, whole genome shotgun sequence genome:
- the LOC108828446 gene encoding sister chromatid cohesion protein PDS5 homolog D isoform X2, whose protein sequence is MACIVGLNHLAEALIDAGNRLLSPPSSTDELLTLLDETECLLRKVEQDQPLSMQNALIPSKNALVSSDLLSHTDSHVRVSLVSCLTEIVRITAPEAPYTDDQMKEIFRLTIEAFEKLADASSRSYQKAESVLDNVSKVKSCLVLLDLECHDLILQMFHIFLKIIRSDHPRVVFSSMEMIMITLLDETEEVSTDMLTTLLASVKKDNQNVSPMAWSLVEKVLSRCARKLKPYIMEALKSTGASLDTYSPVVTTICQTVFETPKVHNVVDTKENEDKLVLGHSRKETRSKSGLKKPARDGTPRISENEKSRNGKQVVWSESRDAETELGVTGKRGRKPNSLMNPEEGYDIPWLSGKRDYFKTCSSNKKLQRKGSGGGESSLEKLAAKRTPPAKESSPATTSRALTGSVKRSRVKMEDIDHDLDSPSSPKLKKLASCFRDEEPVEKEPNQESYEIPEDDRKIGESSKRTKSQNGGKKKAIVNSSGKRSSARTAAKKKNLEGASWDTPPVPQSSKDKKKVSQVASKPLAEESEETSKSQPKRRKEVESDKNGFGEDLVGKRVKVWWPLDKTFYEGVIDSYCSRKKTHGVAYTNGDSEELYLVKERWELLEDLPSASEKKKSQVAARPLAEESEENSKSHQVISRTTKKEVGSGEDLVGKRVNIWWPLDKTFYEGVVESYSSHKNKHTVVYTDGESEQLNLVKERWELLEDPSSASEDMEIDLPESVPLFDIMQKVKKSKNVESSSKKDSGKKAREGKNLKSLKELSAAETGRREEEEVSRDVDEESEDEYYNSEMQESEENLKVTETEAKEDEKQFQNPEVESDRDGSESEEEPKWRETDDLEDEAEEGEEADNKVPKSTSQSEIEKDSDEERGS, encoded by the exons atggctTGTATTGTTGGATTGAACCATCTTGCAGAAGCACTCATCGATGCTGGAAACAGACTTCTCAGCCCTCCTTCTTCAACCGACGAGCTTCTTACTCTTCTCGAT GAAACTGAGTGTCTGCTTAGAAAGGTGGAGCAAGATCAACCCTTGTCAATGCAGAATGCTCTAATCCCCTCCAAGAATGCTTTGGTTTCAAGTGACCTCTTAAGCCACACTGATTCTCATGTTAGGGTTTCTCTTGTCTCCTGCTTAACCGAAATCGTCAGGATTACCGCCCCTGAAGCCCCTTACACTGATGATCAAATGAAG GAAATCTTCAGGTTGACGATAGAAGCTTTTGAGAAACTAGCTGATGCATCCTCTCGCAGCTATCAGAAAGCCGAGTCTGTTCTTGATAATGTATCAAAGGTCAAATCATGCTTGGTCTTGTTGGACTTGGAGTGCCATGACCTCATTCTTCAAATGTTTCACATCTTCTTGAAAATCATTAG ATCTGATCATCCACGGGTGGTGTTTTCGTCAATGGAAATGATAATGATCACACTATTAGATGAAACCGAAGAAGTGTCCACGGATATGCTCACTACTCTATTAGCTAGTGTCAAAAAGGATAATCAG AATGTTTCACCAATGGCTTGGAGTCTTGTGGAGAAGGTTCTTAGTAGATGTGCCCGTAAACTTAAACCCTACATCATGGAAGCTTTGAAGTCTACAGGGGCCAGCTTGGATACGTATTCACCAGTAGTTACGACCATATGCCAGACTGTTTTCGAAACTCCTAAGGTCCACAATGTTGTTGACACCAAAGAAAATGAG GACAAACTGGTTTTGGGGCATTCTCGCAAGGAGACTCGTTCTAAAAGTGGTTTGAAGAAACCTGCGAGAgatggaacgccacgaatcagTGAGaatgaaaaatcaagaaatggAAAGCAAGTGGTGTGGTCTGAGAGTAGAGATGCAGAAACAGAGTTAGGAGTTACAGGGAAGAGAGGAAGGAAACCCAATTCATTGATGAATCCTGAGGAAGGTTATGACATTCCTTGGCTTTCAGGGAAAAGAGATTATTTCAAGACATGTTCATCAAACAAAAAGCTTCAGAGAAAAGGATCAGGAGGAGGAGAATCATCACTTGAAAAGCTGGCTGCAAAGAGAACACCTCCGGCTAAAGAATCTTCCCCAGCCACGACTAGTAGGGCTCTGACGGGTTCGGTTAAACGAAGCAGGGTTAAGATGGAGGACATTGATCATGATTTAGATTCTCCTTCTTCACCGAAACTGAAGAAGTTGGCATCATGCTTCCGGGATGAAGAGCCTGTTGAGAAAGAACCAAACCAGGAGAGCTATGAAATACCAGAAGATGACAGAAAGATAGGAGAATCAAGCAAGAGGACAAAGTCCCAGAATGGCGGGAAAAAGAAGGCAATTGTGAACTCCAGCGGAAAACGATCATCAGCTCGCACAGCTGCTAAGAAAAAGAATTTGGAAGGTGCATCTTGGGATACTCCTCCTGTTCCACAATCATCAAAGGACAAG AAGAAGGTTTCTCAAGTTGCTTCTAAACCATTGGCAGAAGAATCTgaagaaacttcaaagagccaaCCAAAGAGGAGAAAAGAAGTG GAGTCTGATAAGAATGGCTTTGGTGAGGATTTGGTGGGTAAGAGAGTTAAAGTCTGGTGGCCGCTCGACAAGAC TTTTTATGAAGGCGTCATAGATTCTTATTGTAGTCGCAAGAAGACGCATGGG GTAGCATATACTAATGGAGACTCAGAAGAGCTTTATCTCGTTAAAGAACGCTGGGAGTTACTTGAGGATCTCCCTTCTGCCAGTGAG AAGAAGAAATCTCAAGTTGCAGCTAGACCGTTGGCAGAAGAATCTGAAGAAAATTCAAAGAGCCATCAAGTGATTAGTCGgacaacaaaaaaagaagtg GGCTCTGGCGAGGATTTGGTCGGGAAGAGAGTTAATATCTGGTGGCCGCTCGACAAGAC TTTTTATGAAGGCGTTGTGGAGTCTTATTCTAGTCATAAGAATAAGCATACG GTAGTATATACTGATGGAGAATCAGAACAGCTTAATCTCGTTAAAGAACGCTGGGAGCTACTTGAGGATCCCTCTTCTGCTAGTGAG GATATGGAGATTGATCTGCCAGAGTCCGTTCCTTTATTTGACAT AATGCAGAAAGTCAAGAAAAGCAAAAACGTGGAATCATCATCAAAGAAGGATTCTGGCAAAAAGGCAAGGGAAGGGAAGAATCTCAAATCGTTGAAAGAGTTGAGTGCTGCTGAAACTGGCAGaagagaagaggaggaagtGAGTCGGGATGTGGATGAGGAAAGCGAAGATGAGTATTATAATAGTGAGATGCAAGAAAGTGAAGAGAACCTGAAAGTGACCGAGACAGAAGCTAAGGAAGACGAGAAACAGTTTCAAAATCCAGAGGTTGAGAGTGACAGAGATGGCTCAGAGTCGGAAGAAGAGCCAAAGTGGAGAGAAACGGATGATCTGGAGGACGAAGCAGAAGAGGGAGAAGAGGCTGATAATAAAGTGCCGAAAAGCACAAGCCAGTCTGAGATTGAGAAAGACTCTGATGAAGAGAGAGGGTCTTGA
- the LOC108828446 gene encoding sister chromatid cohesion protein PDS5 homolog D isoform X1, whose protein sequence is MACIVGLNHLAEALIDAGNRLLSPPSSTDELLTLLDETECLLRKVEQDQPLSMQNALIPSKNALVSSDLLSHTDSHVRVSLVSCLTEIVRITAPEAPYTDDQMKEIFRLTIEAFEKLADASSRSYQKAESVLDNVSKVKSCLVLLDLECHDLILQMFHIFLKIIRSDHPRVVFSSMEMIMITLLDETEEVSTDMLTTLLASVKKDNQNVSPMAWSLVEKVLSRCARKLKPYIMEALKSTGASLDTYSPVVTTICQTVFETPKVHNVVDTKENEDKLVLGHSRKETRSKSGLKKPARDGTPRISENEKSRNGKQVVWSESRDAETELGVTGKRGRKPNSLMNPEEGYDIPWLSGKRDYFKTCSSNKKLQRKGSGGGESSLEKLAAKRTPPAKESSPATTSRALTGSVKRSRVKMEDIDHDLDSPSSPKLKKLASCFRDEEPVEKEPNQESYEIPEDDRKIGESSKRTKSQNGGKKKAIVNSSGKRSSARTAAKKKNLEGASWDTPPVPQSSKDKKKVSQVASKPLAEESEETSKSQPKRRKEVESDKNGFGEDLVGKRVKVWWPLDKTFYEGVIDSYCSRKKTHGVAYTNGDSEELYLVKERWELLEDLPSASEKKKSQVAARPLAEESEENSKSHQVISRTTKKEVGSGEDLVGKRVNIWWPLDKTFYEGVVESYSSHKNKHTVVYTDGESEQLNLVKERWELLEDPSSASEQDMEIDLPESVPLFDIMQKVKKSKNVESSSKKDSGKKAREGKNLKSLKELSAAETGRREEEEVSRDVDEESEDEYYNSEMQESEENLKVTETEAKEDEKQFQNPEVESDRDGSESEEEPKWRETDDLEDEAEEGEEADNKVPKSTSQSEIEKDSDEERGS, encoded by the exons atggctTGTATTGTTGGATTGAACCATCTTGCAGAAGCACTCATCGATGCTGGAAACAGACTTCTCAGCCCTCCTTCTTCAACCGACGAGCTTCTTACTCTTCTCGAT GAAACTGAGTGTCTGCTTAGAAAGGTGGAGCAAGATCAACCCTTGTCAATGCAGAATGCTCTAATCCCCTCCAAGAATGCTTTGGTTTCAAGTGACCTCTTAAGCCACACTGATTCTCATGTTAGGGTTTCTCTTGTCTCCTGCTTAACCGAAATCGTCAGGATTACCGCCCCTGAAGCCCCTTACACTGATGATCAAATGAAG GAAATCTTCAGGTTGACGATAGAAGCTTTTGAGAAACTAGCTGATGCATCCTCTCGCAGCTATCAGAAAGCCGAGTCTGTTCTTGATAATGTATCAAAGGTCAAATCATGCTTGGTCTTGTTGGACTTGGAGTGCCATGACCTCATTCTTCAAATGTTTCACATCTTCTTGAAAATCATTAG ATCTGATCATCCACGGGTGGTGTTTTCGTCAATGGAAATGATAATGATCACACTATTAGATGAAACCGAAGAAGTGTCCACGGATATGCTCACTACTCTATTAGCTAGTGTCAAAAAGGATAATCAG AATGTTTCACCAATGGCTTGGAGTCTTGTGGAGAAGGTTCTTAGTAGATGTGCCCGTAAACTTAAACCCTACATCATGGAAGCTTTGAAGTCTACAGGGGCCAGCTTGGATACGTATTCACCAGTAGTTACGACCATATGCCAGACTGTTTTCGAAACTCCTAAGGTCCACAATGTTGTTGACACCAAAGAAAATGAG GACAAACTGGTTTTGGGGCATTCTCGCAAGGAGACTCGTTCTAAAAGTGGTTTGAAGAAACCTGCGAGAgatggaacgccacgaatcagTGAGaatgaaaaatcaagaaatggAAAGCAAGTGGTGTGGTCTGAGAGTAGAGATGCAGAAACAGAGTTAGGAGTTACAGGGAAGAGAGGAAGGAAACCCAATTCATTGATGAATCCTGAGGAAGGTTATGACATTCCTTGGCTTTCAGGGAAAAGAGATTATTTCAAGACATGTTCATCAAACAAAAAGCTTCAGAGAAAAGGATCAGGAGGAGGAGAATCATCACTTGAAAAGCTGGCTGCAAAGAGAACACCTCCGGCTAAAGAATCTTCCCCAGCCACGACTAGTAGGGCTCTGACGGGTTCGGTTAAACGAAGCAGGGTTAAGATGGAGGACATTGATCATGATTTAGATTCTCCTTCTTCACCGAAACTGAAGAAGTTGGCATCATGCTTCCGGGATGAAGAGCCTGTTGAGAAAGAACCAAACCAGGAGAGCTATGAAATACCAGAAGATGACAGAAAGATAGGAGAATCAAGCAAGAGGACAAAGTCCCAGAATGGCGGGAAAAAGAAGGCAATTGTGAACTCCAGCGGAAAACGATCATCAGCTCGCACAGCTGCTAAGAAAAAGAATTTGGAAGGTGCATCTTGGGATACTCCTCCTGTTCCACAATCATCAAAGGACAAG AAGAAGGTTTCTCAAGTTGCTTCTAAACCATTGGCAGAAGAATCTgaagaaacttcaaagagccaaCCAAAGAGGAGAAAAGAAGTG GAGTCTGATAAGAATGGCTTTGGTGAGGATTTGGTGGGTAAGAGAGTTAAAGTCTGGTGGCCGCTCGACAAGAC TTTTTATGAAGGCGTCATAGATTCTTATTGTAGTCGCAAGAAGACGCATGGG GTAGCATATACTAATGGAGACTCAGAAGAGCTTTATCTCGTTAAAGAACGCTGGGAGTTACTTGAGGATCTCCCTTCTGCCAGTGAG AAGAAGAAATCTCAAGTTGCAGCTAGACCGTTGGCAGAAGAATCTGAAGAAAATTCAAAGAGCCATCAAGTGATTAGTCGgacaacaaaaaaagaagtg GGCTCTGGCGAGGATTTGGTCGGGAAGAGAGTTAATATCTGGTGGCCGCTCGACAAGAC TTTTTATGAAGGCGTTGTGGAGTCTTATTCTAGTCATAAGAATAAGCATACG GTAGTATATACTGATGGAGAATCAGAACAGCTTAATCTCGTTAAAGAACGCTGGGAGCTACTTGAGGATCCCTCTTCTGCTAGTGAG CAGGATATGGAGATTGATCTGCCAGAGTCCGTTCCTTTATTTGACAT AATGCAGAAAGTCAAGAAAAGCAAAAACGTGGAATCATCATCAAAGAAGGATTCTGGCAAAAAGGCAAGGGAAGGGAAGAATCTCAAATCGTTGAAAGAGTTGAGTGCTGCTGAAACTGGCAGaagagaagaggaggaagtGAGTCGGGATGTGGATGAGGAAAGCGAAGATGAGTATTATAATAGTGAGATGCAAGAAAGTGAAGAGAACCTGAAAGTGACCGAGACAGAAGCTAAGGAAGACGAGAAACAGTTTCAAAATCCAGAGGTTGAGAGTGACAGAGATGGCTCAGAGTCGGAAGAAGAGCCAAAGTGGAGAGAAACGGATGATCTGGAGGACGAAGCAGAAGAGGGAGAAGAGGCTGATAATAAAGTGCCGAAAAGCACAAGCCAGTCTGAGATTGAGAAAGACTCTGATGAAGAGAGAGGGTCTTGA